A portion of the Deltaproteobacteria bacterium HGW-Deltaproteobacteria-18 genome contains these proteins:
- a CDS encoding class I SAM-dependent methyltransferase produces MSMYSKFAEWYDRIFPFSPGVYAFLTHHLGDRGGPVLDLGCGTGDYCAAFTRDGVRAVGVDLDSAMVSQARARGPETEFHALDMTEFPTLGGPWSMIYSIGNTAAHLPRDRFWQCVENVGDRLLPDGVWIVQVMNWDYVLGLPAFNFPAKVMDGAVFHRAYEDITPEGLTFHTGLDIEGQRVFDDQVRLYPLSSSEMVAGHEARGFHLVEHVSDYSGSGFDPEVFSANIFVFKR; encoded by the coding sequence ATGTCCATGTATTCCAAGTTCGCCGAGTGGTACGACCGCATCTTTCCCTTCAGTCCCGGCGTCTACGCCTTTCTGACCCACCATCTGGGCGATCGCGGCGGACCGGTCCTGGACCTGGGCTGCGGCACGGGCGACTACTGCGCCGCCTTCACCCGCGACGGCGTGCGGGCCGTTGGCGTTGACCTCGACTCCGCCATGGTCTCCCAGGCTCGGGCCCGTGGCCCGGAGACCGAATTTCATGCCCTGGACATGACGGAATTCCCGACCCTTGGAGGTCCCTGGAGCATGATCTACTCCATCGGAAATACCGCCGCCCATCTGCCGCGGGACCGCTTCTGGCAGTGCGTCGAAAACGTGGGCGACCGGCTTCTGCCGGACGGGGTGTGGATCGTGCAGGTCATGAACTGGGATTACGTTCTGGGCCTGCCTGCGTTCAACTTTCCGGCCAAGGTCATGGACGGGGCGGTCTTTCACCGCGCCTATGAAGACATCACTCCGGAAGGATTGACCTTTCACACGGGCCTCGACATCGAGGGCCAGCGGGTCTTTGACGATCAGGTGCGGCTGTATCCGCTGTCGTCGTCCGAAATGGTGGCCGGGCATGAAGCGCGCGGGTTCCATCTGGTCGAGCATGTGTCCGACTACTCCGGCAGCGGGTTTGACCCCGAGGTTTTTTCAGCGAACATCTTCGTATTCAAAAGATAA
- a CDS encoding long-chain fatty acid--CoA ligase — protein sequence MNTTHGTQQLLIKNILQAPLQDNPGQEITYAGTLRFTYAQFRERVARLASALMALGVKAGDTVAVMDYDSHRYLECYFAIPMIGAVLHTINIRLSPEQMVYTIGHAEDDVILVNSDFLPLLEQIKGRLDTVEKFILLSDTGETPATTLPLAGEYEALLAAATPLQDFPDFDENTRATTFYTTGTTGLPKGVFFSHRQLVLHTLAGVAALGSNATQGRFHREDVYMPITPMFHVHAWGIPYMATMLGVKQVYPGKYIPEVLARLIATEKVTFSHCVPTILHMLLSDPKCAKFDLSGWKVVIGGAAMPKAICAAALDRGIDVFTGYGMSETCPILSLAHLSEAELLLDRETQIALRTRTGKALPMVRLRLIDDNGTEVPSDDKTPGALQVRAPWLTESYLKDESNSKKLWADGWLNTGDVACRDAGGSLRITDRTKDVIKVGGEWISSLELEDIILQHPDVAEVAVIGKPDLRWGETPLALVVPKKGAAPQEKEIAQHVKSFVDKGVLPKEAILLKARLVEAIAKTSVGKISKVTMREMYLKDLED from the coding sequence ATGAACACCACTCATGGAACTCAACAACTCCTCATCAAGAACATCCTCCAGGCCCCTCTCCAGGACAATCCAGGCCAGGAGATCACCTACGCAGGCACCCTGCGCTTCACCTACGCGCAGTTTCGCGAACGCGTCGCCCGCCTGGCCTCCGCGCTCATGGCCCTTGGCGTGAAAGCCGGGGACACCGTGGCCGTCATGGATTACGACAGCCACCGCTATCTGGAATGCTACTTCGCCATCCCCATGATCGGCGCGGTCCTGCACACCATCAACATCCGCCTCTCCCCGGAGCAGATGGTCTACACCATCGGCCACGCCGAGGATGATGTCATCCTCGTCAATTCCGACTTCCTGCCTCTGCTGGAGCAGATCAAAGGCCGCCTCGACACTGTGGAAAAGTTCATTCTCCTTTCCGACACAGGCGAGACGCCCGCGACCACCCTGCCCCTGGCCGGAGAATACGAAGCGCTCCTGGCAGCGGCCACCCCCTTGCAGGACTTCCCCGATTTCGACGAGAACACCCGGGCCACGACCTTCTACACCACGGGCACCACGGGTCTGCCCAAGGGCGTGTTCTTCAGTCACCGCCAGCTCGTGCTGCACACCCTGGCCGGGGTCGCGGCGTTGGGCTCGAACGCAACCCAGGGCCGCTTTCACCGCGAAGACGTGTACATGCCCATAACCCCCATGTTTCATGTCCACGCCTGGGGCATCCCGTACATGGCCACCATGCTCGGGGTGAAGCAGGTCTACCCGGGCAAATACATACCGGAAGTCCTGGCCCGGCTCATCGCCACGGAGAAGGTCACCTTCAGCCACTGCGTGCCGACCATTCTGCACATGCTCCTCTCGGATCCCAAATGCGCCAAGTTCGACCTCTCGGGCTGGAAAGTGGTCATCGGCGGCGCAGCCATGCCCAAGGCCATCTGCGCGGCAGCGCTGGACCGGGGCATCGACGTCTTCACCGGCTACGGCATGTCCGAGACCTGCCCCATCCTGAGCCTGGCCCATCTCTCGGAAGCTGAACTGCTGCTTGACCGTGAGACCCAGATCGCCCTGCGCACACGGACGGGCAAAGCCCTGCCCATGGTCAGGCTGCGTCTGATCGACGACAATGGAACCGAAGTGCCCAGTGACGACAAAACCCCCGGAGCCCTGCAGGTCCGAGCGCCCTGGCTCACGGAGTCCTACCTCAAGGACGAGAGCAACTCCAAAAAGCTGTGGGCCGACGGATGGCTGAACACCGGCGACGTGGCCTGCCGCGACGCGGGGGGGAGCCTGCGCATCACGGACCGCACCAAGGACGTGATCAAGGTCGGCGGGGAATGGATCAGTTCGCTGGAGCTCGAAGACATCATCCTCCAGCACCCTGACGTGGCCGAGGTGGCGGTCATCGGAAAGCCCGACCTGCGCTGGGGCGAGACGCCGCTCGCCCTGGTGGTGCCCAAAAAGGGAGCAGCCCCGCAGGAGAAGGAAATCGCCCAGCACGTGAAGAGTTTTGTGGACAAGGGCGTACTGCCCAAGGAGGCCATCCTGCTTAAAGCCCGCCTGGTCGAGGCCATTGCCAAGACGAGCGTCGGCAAGATCAGCAAGGTGACCATGCGCGAGATGTACCTGAAGGATCTGGAAGACTAG
- a CDS encoding AraC family transcriptional regulator encodes MVGFDKQIVQIDIREGAMRVGILAYDSCLASGVHGFSDTLAVANLIMEREVFGTTVLSADGGPVRCFAGAVVRADEALSDALPGERRWDIVYIPPAFGLTEPDALLTGWLGGAHASGAVVCGACAGVFFLAGAGILRGRPATTHWGLAQAFTARFPDVPLDTDRMLVDGDDYVCAGGVTAYFDLALHLVARHASPEAALSCARTLLLDPGRVRQTPYMNLLPAAADKTVAKACRWLEDNHARPVRMRELAEAMFLTERTLLRRFRGSVGRTPVQYLQAVRIERAKRLLATGGESADEIAAMVGYADATAFFKAFRELTGLTPGEYRRRFGIASPQ; translated from the coding sequence ATGGTCGGTTTCGACAAACAAATTGTCCAAATCGACATTCGGGAGGGTGCCATGCGCGTTGGGATACTGGCTTACGATTCCTGTCTCGCCTCGGGGGTGCACGGGTTTTCCGATACCCTGGCCGTAGCCAATCTGATCATGGAGCGGGAGGTGTTCGGGACCACCGTGCTGAGCGCCGACGGCGGCCCGGTGCGCTGCTTCGCCGGCGCCGTCGTGAGGGCTGATGAGGCGCTCAGTGATGCGCTTCCGGGCGAAAGGCGGTGGGACATCGTCTACATCCCCCCAGCCTTCGGCCTGACGGAGCCGGATGCGTTGCTGACCGGGTGGCTCGGTGGGGCGCACGCTTCGGGTGCAGTGGTCTGCGGGGCATGCGCCGGAGTGTTCTTTCTGGCCGGGGCCGGCATTCTCCGGGGCCGACCGGCCACCACGCACTGGGGCCTTGCCCAGGCCTTCACGGCCCGTTTCCCGGATGTCCCCCTGGACACCGACCGCATGCTCGTGGACGGCGACGACTACGTCTGCGCCGGCGGGGTGACGGCCTATTTCGACCTGGCCCTGCACCTAGTGGCCCGCCACGCCTCGCCGGAAGCGGCCCTGTCCTGCGCCAGGACGCTGCTCCTCGACCCCGGCCGGGTGCGGCAGACGCCGTACATGAACCTTCTGCCGGCCGCCGCCGACAAGACCGTGGCCAAGGCCTGTCGCTGGCTGGAGGACAATCACGCCCGGCCCGTGCGCATGCGCGAGCTGGCCGAGGCCATGTTCCTTACAGAACGCACGCTGCTACGGCGTTTCCGCGGTTCCGTGGGGCGCACTCCGGTTCAGTACCTGCAGGCCGTGCGCATCGAGCGGGCCAAGCGGCTCCTGGCTACGGGCGGCGAGTCTGCGGACGAGATCGCCGCCATGGTGGGGTATGCCGACGCCACGGCCTTCTTCAAGGCCTTCCGGGAACTGACAGGCCTGACGCCGGGCGAGTACAGGCGGCGCTTCGGCATCGCCTCCCCGCAGTGA
- a CDS encoding cysteine hydrolase, producing MNTSNKALIVIDLQNDYFPGGAFPLWNTDGTLTNVLEAITQARSAGVPVILVQHVADSSKGIAPFFNSGTQGVELHPAILAAAKNANMMIKTFADSFLGTDLEEVLDGYGTRELFVCGMMTQNCVTHTAISKAAERYEVTVLADCCTTVSEMIHLIALNALAPRVRVATMDQGF from the coding sequence ATGAACACATCGAATAAGGCTCTCATCGTCATCGACCTGCAGAACGACTACTTTCCCGGCGGCGCGTTCCCGCTTTGGAACACCGACGGAACGCTGACGAACGTCCTCGAAGCCATCACACAGGCCCGGTCGGCAGGAGTGCCGGTCATTCTCGTGCAGCATGTAGCCGACAGCTCCAAGGGCATAGCCCCGTTCTTCAACTCCGGGACGCAGGGTGTGGAGCTGCATCCGGCTATCCTGGCCGCGGCAAAAAACGCGAACATGATGATCAAGACCTTCGCCGACAGCTTCCTCGGGACCGACCTGGAAGAGGTCCTGGACGGATACGGAACCCGCGAACTGTTCGTCTGCGGCATGATGACCCAGAACTGCGTCACCCACACCGCGATCTCGAAGGCGGCTGAACGCTACGAGGTCACAGTGCTGGCCGACTGCTGCACGACCGTCAGCGAGATGATCCACCTCATCGCCCTGAACGCCCTTGCTCCGCGCGTCCGAGTCGCCACGATGGATCAGGGTTTCTGA
- a CDS encoding (Fe-S)-binding protein — MSHHSHRSGYSELTDRLNRCPQGAPPSESLYRILKILFSEREAELIAVLPIKPFTVRKASEIWKMDPVQTQNLLEDLAGRAMLVDIEGEDGNTTYVLPPPMAGFFEFSMMRTRGDIDQKALGELFYQYLNVEEDFIKALFVDGETQLGRVFVQEPMLSRENAVHVLDYERASEVIRTASHRAISTCYCRHKMEHMGRDCDAPKDICMTFNTSAASLSRHGHARLVDTGECLDLLDQAQEHGLVQFGENVRERVNFICNCCGCCCEAMIAARKFGSLHPVHTTNFLPVVDGEACNGCGKCAAACPVEAMGVVSANDPHQPKRKKARVDENICLGCGVCVRACPDQALSLKSREKRVISPLNSVHRTVVMAIERGKLQHLFFDNRVLWNHRALAAVLGVILKLPPMKQIMATEQVKSRFMEYLVRKFPV; from the coding sequence ATGTCGCACCATTCGCACCGTTCAGGCTATTCCGAACTGACCGACCGACTGAACCGCTGCCCCCAGGGCGCCCCGCCCTCCGAGTCCCTGTACAGAATCCTGAAAATCCTTTTTTCCGAACGCGAAGCCGAACTCATCGCCGTGCTGCCCATCAAGCCTTTTACCGTCCGGAAGGCTTCAGAGATCTGGAAGATGGACCCGGTGCAGACCCAAAATCTGCTCGAAGACCTGGCCGGGCGGGCCATGCTCGTGGATATCGAGGGGGAAGACGGGAACACGACCTACGTCCTGCCGCCGCCCATGGCGGGCTTCTTTGAATTTTCCATGATGCGCACGCGCGGCGACATCGACCAGAAGGCGCTGGGCGAGCTGTTCTACCAGTACCTGAACGTCGAGGAAGACTTCATCAAGGCCCTCTTCGTCGACGGCGAGACCCAGCTCGGCCGCGTCTTCGTGCAGGAGCCCATGCTCTCGCGCGAGAACGCCGTGCATGTGCTGGACTACGAGCGGGCCAGCGAGGTCATCCGCACGGCCAGCCACCGCGCCATCAGCACCTGCTACTGCCGCCACAAGATGGAGCACATGGGCCGTGACTGCGACGCCCCCAAGGACATCTGCATGACCTTCAACACCTCGGCCGCCTCCCTGTCCCGTCACGGCCACGCCCGTCTGGTGGACACCGGCGAATGCCTGGACCTGCTGGACCAGGCCCAGGAGCACGGGCTGGTGCAGTTCGGGGAGAACGTGCGCGAGCGGGTCAACTTCATCTGCAACTGCTGCGGCTGCTGCTGCGAGGCCATGATCGCGGCCCGCAAGTTCGGCAGCCTCCACCCCGTACACACCACCAACTTCCTGCCCGTTGTGGATGGGGAGGCCTGCAACGGCTGCGGCAAGTGCGCGGCCGCCTGCCCCGTGGAGGCCATGGGCGTGGTCTCGGCCAACGACCCGCACCAGCCCAAGCGCAAAAAAGCCCGCGTGGACGAGAACATCTGCCTTGGCTGCGGAGTGTGCGTACGCGCCTGCCCGGACCAGGCCCTGTCCCTCAAATCCAGGGAGAAGCGGGTCATCTCGCCGCTCAACTCCGTGCACCGCACCGTGGTCATGGCCATTGAGCGCGGCAAACTCCAGCACCTCTTCTTCGACAACCGGGTGCTCTGGAACCACCGCGCCCTGGCCGCGGTGCTGGGCGTGATCCTGAAGCTGCCGCCCATGAAGCAGATCATGGCCACCGAGCAGGTCAAGTCGCGGTTCATGGAATATCTGGTGAGGAAGTTCCCGGTCTGA